The following are encoded in a window of Algiphilus aromaticivorans DG1253 genomic DNA:
- a CDS encoding LemA family protein, with amino-acid sequence MEWLIVLGLILLIVGWAVVTYNGLIGARNAFRNAFAQIDVQLQRRHELIPNLVETAKGYMAHERETLEAVIQARNQAASGLQDAAGDPGNGDKMQKLAGAENMLTQSLGKLFALSESYPDLKANQNMMQLSEELTSTENRVAFARQAFNDAVMSYNNRREMFPGSIIANQFNFAPAEPLEIESVEMRAAPEVSF; translated from the coding sequence ATGGAATGGCTCATTGTTCTCGGACTGATCCTGCTCATTGTTGGCTGGGCAGTCGTCACCTACAACGGCCTCATCGGAGCGCGCAACGCCTTCCGTAATGCCTTCGCCCAGATCGATGTGCAGCTGCAGCGGCGCCACGAGCTCATCCCGAATCTCGTCGAGACCGCCAAGGGCTACATGGCGCACGAGCGCGAGACGCTGGAGGCAGTCATCCAGGCGCGCAACCAGGCGGCCTCCGGCCTGCAGGATGCCGCCGGCGACCCCGGCAACGGCGACAAGATGCAGAAGCTGGCGGGCGCCGAGAACATGCTCACGCAGAGCCTGGGCAAGCTCTTCGCGCTGTCCGAGTCCTACCCGGACCTCAAAGCCAACCAGAACATGATGCAGCTCTCCGAGGAACTCACCTCCACCGAGAACCGCGTCGCCTTCGCACGCCAGGCCTTCAACGACGCGGTCATGAGTTACAACAACCGCCGCGAGATGTTCCCGGGCAGCATCATCGCCAACCAGTTCAACTTCGCGCCGGCCGAGCCACTGGAGATCGAGTCGGTCGAGATGCGCGCCGCGCCAGAAGTGTCCTTCTAG